A region of Micromonospora chokoriensis DNA encodes the following proteins:
- a CDS encoding PH domain-containing protein — MDDITGPRQWRVPSTLPAAKLAGAVLLTALGLLFADGDAVRLVLAILTAAVLVVWAVRDLVAPVRLAVDPNGLTVVRGFAGHRLLPWPTIEAITVDRRPRLGLTSEVLEIDTGESLHLFGRFDLGTNPEEVAAELHAARPNP, encoded by the coding sequence GTGGATGACATCACCGGACCCCGGCAGTGGCGGGTGCCGTCGACCCTGCCCGCGGCGAAACTCGCCGGTGCCGTTCTGCTGACCGCACTCGGGTTGCTCTTCGCCGACGGCGACGCGGTCCGGCTGGTGCTGGCCATTCTGACCGCGGCCGTCCTGGTCGTCTGGGCGGTACGCGACCTGGTCGCACCCGTCCGGTTGGCCGTCGATCCGAACGGACTCACCGTCGTCCGGGGGTTCGCCGGTCACCGGCTGCTGCCCTGGCCGACCATCGAGGCGATCACCGTGGACCGTCGACCGCGGTTGGGGCTGACGTCCGAGGTCCTGGAGATCGACACCGGCGAGTCGCTGCACCTCTTCGGCCGGTTCGACCTGGGCACCAACCCGGAGGAGGTGGCCGCCGAGCTGCACGCCGCCCGCCCGAACCCCTGA